The DNA window CCGTTCGACCTGTTCGATCCCAGCCGCAAGGGTCGGGTGAAACTCTACGTGCGGCGCGTGTTCATCACCGACGAAGCGGACATCCTGCCGGCCTGGTTGCGCTTCGTGCGCGGCGTGATCGACAGCGAAGACCTGCCGCTCAACATGTCGCGCGAAATGCTGCAGAAGAACCCGGTGATCGAGACCATCGCCAAGGGCGTCACCGGCCGCGTGCTCAGCGAGCTGTCGAAGCTGGCCGAAACCGACACCGACCTGTTCCAGAAGGTCTGGTCGTCGTTCGGCGCGGTGATCAAGGAAGGTCTCTACGAAGCACCGGACCGCCGCGACGAGCTGTTCAAGGTCGTCCGCTTCAAGACCACAACCTCGGGCGACAGCTGGCGGTCGCTTGCCGACGTCGTCAAGGACTTCAAGGAAAACCAGACGGCGATCTACTATGCCCTCGGCGAGGACGAAAAGCAGGTGTTGGCGTCGCCGCATCTCGAAGGATATGCGGCGCGTGGTCTGGAAGTGCTGCTTCTCACCGACCCGGTCGACGCCTTCTGGGTGCGGACCGCGCTCGGTTTCGAGGGCAAACCCTTCAAGTCGGTGACGCAAGGCGAAGCCGATCTCGACGCCGTCAAGCCGATTGAAGAGGACAAGAGTGAAAAGCCGGGCGCCGACGTAGCCGGCCTCGTCGCCACGCTGAAAGAGGCGCTGAAGGACGACGTCGCCGACGTCCGCACCTCGGCCCGTCTTGCCACCAGTCCCGTCTGCCTCGTCGCCTCCGACTTCGGCCTCGATCGCATGACCGAGAAGCTGGTCGCCCGCCAGGAAGGCAAGACAGCCCTGGGCAAGCCGGTGCTGGAACTCAATGCCGGGCACAGCCTGATCAAGGCCTTGGCAGCAAAGGCGGCAGCTGGCGATACGGCCGCCGTGATGGCCGCCGCCCCGCTTCTGGTGGGCCAGGCGCGCATTCTCGATGGCGAAGCGCCGAACGATCCGGCGGCCTTCGCAGCCTCAGTCGCAACGCTCCTTGAAAAGAGCCTCGCATAAAAGCAAATAGGGCGGAGGTGCGCACCTCCGCCTTACAACCAAAGCAAGAAACATCTGTTCTTTTTCGCATGTCATCTTCATTTTCTTGCATGTTTTCATAGAAATTCTGTTTATTCGCCTATCCTCCATTTCATACTCAGTATTTTTGACAGCATAGATCTAGAAATCCTTCCTTAACGTTCAAGGACTCTAATCCCCCACGGCACTTTTTCTTCGGGGGCATTCATGACTTTTTCTCTCAAGTCTTCATTGGTGGCCACCATCATTGTCCTTCTGCTGATGACGTGCGGGCTTGGATGGGTCGCCGTATCGCAGCTCTCGGCCGCTAACGAACGGATTAGTGAATTCGCCGATCACAAGCTGCCGCTCGTCAGAAGTCTTGGTGAGATTCGCTACGCGGCGACCCGCCTGCGTGTCCGCTCCGCCCGCCTCGCCCAAATCACCGACGCCACGGAGCGCCAGAAGGCGAAGGGCCTCGCCGACCAATCGATCAGCGATGTCGATAAGGCGGTGGTCGAGTACTCGGGCCTGATTGCCGACCTCCCGAAGCAGCAAGAGGTGCTGGCGGCCTTCAAGGCTAACTGGCCGACCTACGTCCAGATGCACAATGACATTTACCAGAAGATGGTGGACGGGAAGGCCGACGAAGCCTCGACACTCCTCAACAAGACGTCGCAGCCGCCCTTCAATGCCGTTATCACCGCTTTGCAGTCGGGTATCGATCAGATCAACGCCGACACCGCCACCGCTCAGGCCGAGGCCATCGCCGACTACAATCAAGCCTTCGTGGTGACCGCCAGTACCGTCACCGCGGGCATAGCCCTGGCTCTTGGCGCGTTGGCCTTTGTCTTCTACGGCGTGGTCAGGCCGCTGCACCGCATTACAGCCGCCATGGGCGGCGTCGCCGGTGGCGATCTCTCTACATCCATCCCCTACGCCAACGCCAAGAATGAGATCGGGGAGATGGCCACGACGTTGAAGGTTTTCCGCGATGGCCTGATGGAGACGGAGCGGCTGCGGCTTGCCGGAGCAGAGGCCGAAACACGCAACCGTGAGCGGCTCGTTGCCGAGCGCGTTGCCATTGCCGACCGTTTCGAGACCGCGATGGGCGCACTCGCCGAGGGCTTTGTCCATTCATCGGGCGATGTCGCTGACTCGGCCCGTAACCTTGCCTCTACCGCCGAGGAAACCAGCCGGCAGGCACAGGCCGTCGCCGGCGCCGCCGAGACCGCCTCCGAGAATGTGCAGACAGTGGCCGCCGGTACAGAGGAGCTGTCGGCCTCGGTCCGCGAGATCACCACACAGGTAACGCGGTCCGCCGACATCGCCCGCACCGCTGCCGGAGAGGCACAGCGCTCGAGTGAGAACGTCAAAACGCTATCCGCCTCGGCCCAGAGCATTGGCGAAGTCGTGGAACTGATCCGCGCCATCGCCGAGCAGACCAACCTCCTGGCACTCAACGCCACCATCGAGGCGGCACGGGCCGGTGAGATGGGCAAGGGCTTCGCAGTCGTCGCCTCAGAAGTGAAGAACCTTGCCGGCCAGACAGCCAAGGCAACCGAGGAAATCGCTCGCAAGATTCAGGAGATGCAGGCGGCGACGTCCGTTACCGTCGACAGCATCTCTCTGATCGTCGCGACCATCGGCACCATCCAGGAGGTGACACAGTCGATCGCCGGCGCCGTCGAGGAGCAAGGCGCCGCGACGTCCGAGATCGCCGGCAACACCCACAGGGCAGCCAGTGGCGCGCGCGACGTGACCGAGAATATTTCCGGGGTCGGCACCGCTGCCGAAATGACCGGCTCGGCGGCGACGCAACTGATGTCGCTCTCGGGCGCCCTGGAGACGCAGGCAGCCAGCCTGAAAGGCGAAGTCACAAGCTTCGTGAAAGGTCTCCGCGCCGCCTGAGAATTGATCGCCAAGGCTGTCCCAAGGCGCGGTTTCGGCCGCGCCTTTTGCTTTGTATTCTCGCACTTTGGCGCGTTGCCTGATATCCCGGCCAGGACTACCCTTTCGCTACGGATGCAAGATCCGCGTCAGGGAGAGTGCCATGATCAAGAATGTCGGCTCGACCGATCGCCTCATCCGGCTCATCGCCGGCGCCATCCTTCTCATTATCGCCGTGCCCTCACTCGCCGGCATGGCCTTCGTCGGCCTCGGCGGCTGGGCATGGCTCATCGGCCTCGTTGGCGTTGCCCTTCTGGCAACCGGGTTGCTCAACTTCTGCGGGGCCTACAAGCTCCTCGGCATCAATACCTGCAAGACCATCCACTGACGCCGGTCACTCGAGGCGGATCGCCACGCTCCGCGCGTGTCCACTCAGACCTTCGACCTCGGCAAGGGTCATGGCGGCTGGGCCGATACGCCTCAGCGCGGCGGACGGCACCTTCAGGATCGATGTGCGCTTCATGAAATCCAGCACGCCAAGCCCCGACGAGAAGCGGGCCGAGCGGGCGGTTGGCAACACGTGGTTGGAGCCGCCAACATAGTCGCCGACCGCCTCCGGCGTGTGATGGCCGACGAAGACGGCGCCGGCATTGCGAATGCGCGCCAGCATGGCCTCAGGGTCGGCAACGGCGAGCTCCAGATGTTCCGGCGCCACGCGGTCGCTGAGCGGCACCGCCCGATCGAGACTTTCCACCAGAATGACGGCGCCATAGTCGCGCCAGGAGTCGCCGGCGATACCGCCGCGCGGCAGCTCGGCGAGTTGCCGTTCCACGGCCTGCTCCACCGCGTCGGCCAGCGCCGCGTCATCAGTGATCAGGATCGACTGCGCCGCCTTGTCATGCTCGGCCTGGGCGAGAAGATCGGCGGCCAGCCAGTTGGGGTCATTATCGCGGTCGGCGATGATCAGCACTTCCGACGGGCCGGCTATCATGTCGATGCCAACCGTGCCGAATACACGCCGTTTCGCAGCGGCGACATAGGCATTGCCAGGGCCGACGATCTTGGCTACCGGCCGGATGGTCTCGGTGCCATAGGCGAGCGCCGCTACCGCCTGCGCTCCGCCAATGCGATAGACCTCATCGACACCGGCCAGGCGGGCGGCGGCCAACACCAACGGATTGATCTCGCCGCCGGGCGTCGGCACGACCATGACGAGGCGATCAACGCCAGCCACTTTGGCCGGCACGGCATTCATAAGCACCGACGAGGGATAGCTCGCCGTCCCCCCCGGCACGTAAAGGCCAACCGCCTCGATCGCCGTCCATCGCGAGCCCAACTCGACGCCGATGGCGTCGGTATAACGGTCGTCCTCGGGCTTCTGACGGGCGTGATGACTTTCGATGCGGTCACGGGCGAGCCTCAGCGCACCCATCACCTCCGGCCTCACCGCCGCCACAGCCGCGTCGATCTCCGCTTCGGAGACGCGGAGGCCGCGCGCTCGGCTATCGAAGCGATCGAGCTTCTCCGTCCAGTCATGGAGAGCAACGTCGCCGCGCGCCCTGACATCGGCGATGATATCGGCAACGATGGCGTCAACATCAGCCGACACCTCGCGTTTGGTGGTCAGAAAGGTGGAAAAGCGGGCCTCGAAATCGGGCGCGCGGTCGTCGAGGCGAATGGCCACGGGTCTCTCCAGCGGAAAATCGAAGGGGGCGGGACGGATCAGCGGAGGTCGTGGGTGGGCTGATGCTCGGTGGTCCAGGCAGCACCGAGATCGGTGAGGCTCGCCTCGATACATTCGACATCGAGCCGCATCGAGCCGCCACCGGCGAACTCAAGAAAGACATGACCGGACGGATCGTCGGCCTGGCCTTCGAAGCGGATGGTCAGCAGGCTGACGATGGCGTCGGGAAAGTCGCGGCGGATATGCGCCGATTTGACCGTCTCGACGCGGGCGAAGTGCAGAAGGCTGCGTCGGCGTTCCTTGCTGTGGCCGCCGGCCTTCTCCCAGGCAAAGCGATTGAGCTCGAGAGTCAGGCGATGTTCGCCCGGCCGCCAGACGATGTCGCCGACCTTGCCGACGGCATCCTGCGCGTGGGCGGCGATCACCTTGAGGTCTTCGGCATCGAGGGCCGCAAGTTTCAGCATTTCCATGGAGGGTTGTCCGCTCCTGTCTGGGCGGCGGGACGCAAGGAAAAACTCACCCCGCCGAGGTTGCCTTGAGATAGGGCGGATGAGCCGGTGAAGCAAGGCTCTGCGGCCGCCCACAGGGGATGAAACAGGCCGGTTCGCTCCGATAGGGGCAGGGTCACCTAACTTGGCCGGCGGGGGTATCGCCCACAGTGCCCGCTCTTGCGTGAGAAGATCAGCATATCAAAGCTCGGTCAGCACATCATTGAGCCAAGCCGTAATTTCATTGACGGCTACGTCGACACTCGGCGCAGCGGAGACAACGAGGTCGCTAAAGGCGCGTTGATGATAGCCCTCGGTATACATCTCACAGATGCGAGCGCGCTCCCCATCGTCAAGAACGCGGCTGCCCCGGTCACTTAGGCACACTTCCAGCGGCGGCGCCAACGTTA is part of the Pleomorphomonas sp. PLEO genome and encodes:
- the htpG gene encoding molecular chaperone HtpG, with protein sequence MTQTERHSFEAEVSRLLHLMVHAVYSNKDIFLRELISNAADACEKLRYLSVAEPELAGEGGFAITLSADKDNKTLVVADNGIGMSHDELKDNLGTIARSGTRAFLDGLADKAEGQALIGQFGVGFYSAFMVANRVRVVSRKAGSDEAWAWESDGAGTFELTPVDIADAPTRGTVVELFLNDEALTYAEEHTLERIVHEYSAHVPVPIRFGKGEEARELTDGSALWVKPKSAVTAEEYKEFYHHVATAWDEPALTLHYRAEGRQEYNVLLFVPREKPFDLFDPSRKGRVKLYVRRVFITDEADILPAWLRFVRGVIDSEDLPLNMSREMLQKNPVIETIAKGVTGRVLSELSKLAETDTDLFQKVWSSFGAVIKEGLYEAPDRRDELFKVVRFKTTTSGDSWRSLADVVKDFKENQTAIYYALGEDEKQVLASPHLEGYAARGLEVLLLTDPVDAFWVRTALGFEGKPFKSVTQGEADLDAVKPIEEDKSEKPGADVAGLVATLKEALKDDVADVRTSARLATSPVCLVASDFGLDRMTEKLVARQEGKTALGKPVLELNAGHSLIKALAAKAAAGDTAAVMAAAPLLVGQARILDGEAPNDPAAFAASVATLLEKSLA
- a CDS encoding methyl-accepting chemotaxis protein — its product is MTFSLKSSLVATIIVLLLMTCGLGWVAVSQLSAANERISEFADHKLPLVRSLGEIRYAATRLRVRSARLAQITDATERQKAKGLADQSISDVDKAVVEYSGLIADLPKQQEVLAAFKANWPTYVQMHNDIYQKMVDGKADEASTLLNKTSQPPFNAVITALQSGIDQINADTATAQAEAIADYNQAFVVTASTVTAGIALALGALAFVFYGVVRPLHRITAAMGGVAGGDLSTSIPYANAKNEIGEMATTLKVFRDGLMETERLRLAGAEAETRNRERLVAERVAIADRFETAMGALAEGFVHSSGDVADSARNLASTAEETSRQAQAVAGAAETASENVQTVAAGTEELSASVREITTQVTRSADIARTAAGEAQRSSENVKTLSASAQSIGEVVELIRAIAEQTNLLALNATIEAARAGEMGKGFAVVASEVKNLAGQTAKATEEIARKIQEMQAATSVTVDSISLIVATIGTIQEVTQSIAGAVEEQGAATSEIAGNTHRAASGARDVTENISGVGTAAEMTGSAATQLMSLSGALETQAASLKGEVTSFVKGLRAA
- a CDS encoding DUF2892 domain-containing protein encodes the protein MIKNVGSTDRLIRLIAGAILLIIAVPSLAGMAFVGLGGWAWLIGLVGVALLATGLLNFCGAYKLLGINTCKTIH
- the hisD gene encoding histidinol dehydrogenase; protein product: MAIRLDDRAPDFEARFSTFLTTKREVSADVDAIVADIIADVRARGDVALHDWTEKLDRFDSRARGLRVSEAEIDAAVAAVRPEVMGALRLARDRIESHHARQKPEDDRYTDAIGVELGSRWTAIEAVGLYVPGGTASYPSSVLMNAVPAKVAGVDRLVMVVPTPGGEINPLVLAAARLAGVDEVYRIGGAQAVAALAYGTETIRPVAKIVGPGNAYVAAAKRRVFGTVGIDMIAGPSEVLIIADRDNDPNWLAADLLAQAEHDKAAQSILITDDAALADAVEQAVERQLAELPRGGIAGDSWRDYGAVILVESLDRAVPLSDRVAPEHLELAVADPEAMLARIRNAGAVFVGHHTPEAVGDYVGGSNHVLPTARSARFSSGLGVLDFMKRTSILKVPSAALRRIGPAAMTLAEVEGLSGHARSVAIRLE
- a CDS encoding DUF2948 family protein gives rise to the protein MEMLKLAALDAEDLKVIAAHAQDAVGKVGDIVWRPGEHRLTLELNRFAWEKAGGHSKERRRSLLHFARVETVKSAHIRRDFPDAIVSLLTIRFEGQADDPSGHVFLEFAGGGSMRLDVECIEASLTDLGAAWTTEHQPTHDLR